TGCCATGCAAACCGCCATTTCGCGTGAAAGTAGTGCGTAAGACCCCGGCTTCCCGACAGGCGAAACTGCGCACAGTCCGATCGCGCCCGTTTTACAATCGAGCATCGGTCAGTCGAAAGTAACGGAACACCATGTCACTTCACTCGAAGAAAGAACAGATTCAAACGTTGCGGGAGCAAGGATTTGTCGTTGTGCCGGGATTGGTGTCGCCCGAGCGTTGCGCCGAGCTGAAGCAGATTGCGGAGCGGCAGTTGCAGGAAGCGGCGGCGCCGATCGAGTTCGAAGCGGATTTGCGCTATCCGGGCGCGCCGGAATCCAAGCATGCGCCGGGCGGCCATACGGTTCGCCGCTTGCTGGATGCGTACGGGCGCCATCCGCATTTTGCCCATTGGGCGACCGCGCCGGAAATTCGCGGCTGGATGGAGTTGTACTTCGGCGAGGAGCCGCGCTTATCGCGGGCGCATCACAATTGCATGATGACCAAGCACCCTGCTTATGGCAGCTTGACTGGCTGGCATCGTGACGTGAGGTATTGGTCGTTCGAGCGTGATGACCTGGTCTCGGTGTGGCTCGCGGTCGGGTCGGAGACGGTCGATAACGGAGCATTGTGGCTGGTGCCGAAGTCGCATAGCGCGGCCTTCACTTCCGACCGGTTCGACGAGGCCAAGTTTTTCCGCTCCGATCTTGAAGAGAATCAGGCGTTGATTCGCACTGCGGTTTCGCCCGAGCTCAACGCCGGGGACGTGGTGTTCTTTCATTGCAACACGTTGCATTCCGCTGGCAAGAACATCAGCGATCAGGTGAAATTTTCTTTGGTGTTTACCTATCACGGGGCGAGCAATGTGCCCCTGCCGGGATCCCGCTCGGCGGCCAAGCCTGAAATTGCCTTTTAGGTTTTTTTGCCCGTGCGGCGCACATCTTCTTTAGTCTCGCGCCGCGCAGGCACACAACGCTTTATCGCTTGCGCCCGGAAAGGGCTACGCCGGTCAGGCCGGCAATCGTGGCGATAACGCCGCCCACGATCAGCATGATTGCCTTATTGGTCGGAGACCCGGTAAACACGCGAGACACCTCGCTGCTGACCGAGTTGAACGCCTGCCCGCCGAAATACAACAACACGATACCGCCGACAATCAGCGCGATTGAAATCGCCTTCGTCATGAACCTGCCCCTTTCTAAGCCTTGATCGGCCAAAGTGTAGGGGAGCCGTCAGCAATCGTCTATCCCGCATAGTGGGCCTCTGCAGGCAGCACGGCGATTGGCTACCATAACGGTCTGGTCTCACCCACGCCTGAACATAAAACCTGCGCGCCTCCCGCAGTACGTGATGATTTCCCCCCGCCCGTGATCGCCGGGCGCCTTCAACATCAAGGACACTAGCAATGGCTTACGAAGCAGCTTCAGGACGCTATTCGGACATGCAATACCGCGTCTGCGGGAAGTCGGGTCTCAAACTGCCGGCGTTGTCGCTGGGCCTGTGGCACAACTTCGGCGACACCACGCCGATCTCCACGCAGCGCGATATCCTGCGCACAGCCTTCGACCTGGGCATCACGCACTTCGACCTCGCCAACAACTACGGTCCCCCGTACGGTAGTGCCGAAACCAATTTTGGCCGGCTCTTCAAAGACGACTTCAAGCCGTATCGCGACGAACTCTTGATCTCGTCGAAAGCGGGTTGGGATATGTGGCCGGGTCCGTACGGGCAGGGCGGCGGCTCGCGTAAATATGTACTCGCGAGTCTCGATCAGAGCCTGCAGCGCATGGGCCTCGACTACGTCGATATTTTCTATTCGCATCGTTTCGACGCCGATACGCCGCTCGAAGAAACCGCCGGTGCGTTGGCGAGCGCCGTGCAGCAGGGCAAGGCGCTGTACATCGGTATTTCGTCGTACTCGGCAACCAAGACGCTTGAAATGGCGAAGCTGCTCGCCGAGTACAAGGTGCCGCTGCTGATCCATCAGCCGGCATACAACATGCTCAACCGCTGGATCGAACACGAGCTGCTCGACACGCTCGAAAAAGTCGGCGCGGGCGCCATCGCGTTCACGCCGCTCGCGCAGGGCCTGCTCACCGGCAAGTATCTGAACGGCGTGCCCGAAGACGCGCGCGTCAACAAGCCGGGCGGCGGTTCGTTGAAGCAGGAGCATCTGAGCCCGCAAAACATCGAACACGTGCGCAAGCTCAACGACATCGCGCAGCGTCGCGGACAAAGCCTCGCGCAGATGGCGCTCGCCTGGGCGCTGCGCGATCCGCGCATCACCTCCGTGCTGATCGGCGCAAGCCGGGCGGAACAGGTGCGTGAGAACGTCGGCGCGCTGAAGAATCTCGCGTTCTCGAAGGAAGAGCTGGCGGAGATCGACCGCTACGCGACGGAAGGCGGCATTAATCTGTGGGAAAAGCCGTCGACGGATCAGGCGATCTGATCGCACGGCGTTTCAGGTTGTAGAAACAAGGAAAGCCGCCCGTGAGGCGGCTTTCTTTACCGATGCAAATCAAGTGCACACGCTTCCCGCACAGCGGCCGAAGCGACTGCGTTCAGTCGACCGAACCATCGGCGAAGCGTCCAGGCTGTCTTCGCCAGGCCCCGCTAAACTAGCGCAGGCAAGCCTTCGACCAGCACGACCGCGAACACTACGCCGATCAAGGCGCCGAGCACGCGCAATGCGTTGTGACGCAACTCCGTCTTGCAGGGCAGCGCGCCGACAAACAAAGCGCCGGCCAACGCCATCGGAATAACCAGGATGAAATCGCCGATCGTGAAGTAGGTCGTCATACCCGTCTCCTTATCTAGTACCTGCGAGGGCAGTGGCTCTATTTCTGGAGTCATGCACTGCCAACGCTCGATTCGAGTATAGGCGACGGTTAGAACAGCATAACAACGCTTTGCGGCGCTGCAGCGCATCTTCGCAACCTGCAGAACCCAGTGCTGCAAGGGCCGCCGTGATTGTCGCGTCGCAGCAAAAACACCGTAAATAGTGAAGTATTTGCTTACGCGGCCCTTACTTTTTGAGCTGGTTCAATGCCCAGCGGATTGTTCGCGCTGACGCAAGCGCGTGGCCGCAACGATGCCAATGACGAGCAGCGCGCCCACCAACCCGGCAACACCGTTCCAGCCATACCCGGCCCATACATGGCCGCCATAAGAGCCCACCACGCTCGAGCCGATGTAATACGCGAGCAGATATAGCGCGGCCGCCTGCCCCTTGGCTTCTTTGGCGAGGCGTCCGACCCAGCCGCTCGCCACCGAGTGTCCGGCGAAGAAACCGAACGTCACGCATGCAATCCCGATTGCAATGGTCGTGATCGGATGGAACATCGTGAGGGCGAGTCCGAGCGCCATCAGCAGGAGGCTGCCGGTCAGGACGCGCGCCCGACCGAAGGTGTCTGCCATGCGCCCCGACCACGGAGAGGCGACCACACCCGTCAGATAGACGACGAAAATCGCGCCGATCTCCGTTTGACTCAACAGGTAGGGCGGCGCGAGCAGCCGGTAACCGATGTAGTTGTAGAGCGTGACGAAGCTGCCCATCAGCACGAAGCCGAGCAGAAACAGCAGAGGCAAGCCGGGCCGCGTGAATTGCTTCAACAGCGCAGCGCGGTGATGGCCAAAGCCGAGCCCGCGACGCGGCACGAAATGGCGCGACGGCGGCAGCAGCGCGCGAAACGCGAGCATCGAGAGAATGCCGAGCACGCCGATCGTGCCGATAGCCACGCGCCACGAAAACAGATCCGCGACGACGCCGGTAATCACGCGCCCCGCCATCCCGCCGATCGCCGTGCCGCCGACGTATAGCCCTATCGCGAGACCCAGTCCGTCGGGGTGCACTTCTTCGGCGAGGTACGCCATCGCAACCGCGGGCACGCCACCGAGCGCGAGGCCTTCGAGTGTGCGCAACACGAGCAATTGATGCCAATGCGGCGCGATCGAGACACCGATCGTCAATAGCGCCGACAGCGTGAGCGACGCGGTCATCAGCTTGTGACGGCTCCAGCCTTCCGACACCAAGCCGGCCACGAAGATGGCGAGCGCAAGCGCGGCTGTCGTCAGCGAGAGCGACAAGCTGCTCTGTGCCGGCGTCACGCCGAACGCCGTGGAGAAAGCGGGCAGCAGAGGTTGGACGCAATA
The sequence above is drawn from the Paraburkholderia sp. BL23I1N1 genome and encodes:
- a CDS encoding phytanoyl-CoA dioxygenase family protein → MSLHSKKEQIQTLREQGFVVVPGLVSPERCAELKQIAERQLQEAAAPIEFEADLRYPGAPESKHAPGGHTVRRLLDAYGRHPHFAHWATAPEIRGWMELYFGEEPRLSRAHHNCMMTKHPAYGSLTGWHRDVRYWSFERDDLVSVWLAVGSETVDNGALWLVPKSHSAAFTSDRFDEAKFFRSDLEENQALIRTAVSPELNAGDVVFFHCNTLHSAGKNISDQVKFSLVFTYHGASNVPLPGSRSAAKPEIAF
- a CDS encoding DUF3185 family protein, which encodes MTKAISIALIVGGIVLLYFGGQAFNSVSSEVSRVFTGSPTNKAIMLIVGGVIATIAGLTGVALSGRKR
- the mgrA gene encoding L-glyceraldehyde 3-phosphate reductase — encoded protein: MAYEAASGRYSDMQYRVCGKSGLKLPALSLGLWHNFGDTTPISTQRDILRTAFDLGITHFDLANNYGPPYGSAETNFGRLFKDDFKPYRDELLISSKAGWDMWPGPYGQGGGSRKYVLASLDQSLQRMGLDYVDIFYSHRFDADTPLEETAGALASAVQQGKALYIGISSYSATKTLEMAKLLAEYKVPLLIHQPAYNMLNRWIEHELLDTLEKVGAGAIAFTPLAQGLLTGKYLNGVPEDARVNKPGGGSLKQEHLSPQNIEHVRKLNDIAQRRGQSLAQMALAWALRDPRITSVLIGASRAEQVRENVGALKNLAFSKEELAEIDRYATEGGINLWEKPSTDQAI
- a CDS encoding MFS transporter, with protein sequence MTASPESHRTATSAVPASSASSASPTSVAAPDVPNIPYLERGTRAYWRASIALLFAGYATFSLLYCVQPLLPAFSTAFGVTPAQSSLSLSLTTAALALAIFVAGLVSEGWSRHKLMTASLTLSALLTIGVSIAPHWHQLLVLRTLEGLALGGVPAVAMAYLAEEVHPDGLGLAIGLYVGGTAIGGMAGRVITGVVADLFSWRVAIGTIGVLGILSMLAFRALLPPSRHFVPRRGLGFGHHRAALLKQFTRPGLPLLFLLGFVLMGSFVTLYNYIGYRLLAPPYLLSQTEIGAIFVVYLTGVVASPWSGRMADTFGRARVLTGSLLLMALGLALTMFHPITTIAIGIACVTFGFFAGHSVASGWVGRLAKEAKGQAAALYLLAYYIGSSVVGSYGGHVWAGYGWNGVAGLVGALLVIGIVAATRLRQREQSAGH